The stretch of DNA TCGTCGCGGTCGGGTTCCGGCAGTCCGAGGCCGCGCGCGGAGGCCGCCAGCCGGTCCAGGTGCCGGGTGAGGGCGAAGGGCTCACCCGCGACGGCCTTGACGGTCTCGAACACTCCGTCGCCGACCGTCAGGCCGTGGTCGAGGACCGAGACCTGAGCGTCGTCGCGCTCCCACAGCCTGCCGTCCAGCCAGATCGCGGTGCCGTTCATATGAGGATCCCTCCGCTCGAATCGTACTCTCCGGACGCTATCGCGAGCAGTCGCGCGGCCTTCAGCTCCGTCTCCCGCCACTCGCGCTCGGGGTCGGAGCCCCATGTGATCCCCGCGCCGGTACCGAACCGCAGTACCGGGCCTCCGGGGGGTCTCTCCAGCCAGAAGGTACGGATGCCGACGGCGAGTTCGGCGGTGCGCCGTCCCGCGTCCACCCAGCCGACGGCCCCGCAGTACGGGCCGCGCGGCGCCGTCTCCAACTCCTCGATGAGCCGTAGGGCGCTGGACTTGGGCGCCCCGGTGACGGAACCGGGCGGGAAGGTGGCGTCGAGCAGCTCGGGCCAGCCCGTCCCCTCGGCGAGGCGGCCCCTCACGGTCGAGACGAGGTGGACGAGGCCGGGGTGTTTCTCGGTCACGCACAGCTCGGGCACGGTGACGGAACCGGTGGCGCAGACGCGTCCGAGGTCGTTGCGGACGAGGTCGACGATCATCACGTTCTCGGCGTGGTCCTTGTCGAGGAGGTCGGCCTCGGTGCGCCCGGTGCCCTTGATGGGTCCGGATTCCACGGTGTCGCCGCGGCGGCGGAGGAAGAGTTCGGGCGAGGCCGTGGCGATCTCGACGCCGTGTTCGGGGAGTCTGACGGTTCCCGCGTAGGGGGCGGGGTTGGCGCGGGCCAGCAGCGCCGTCAGGGCGTCGATGTCGGTCTCCGTGCCGTCCCGCGACGGCATGGGGGCGCTCAGCACCCGGCAGAGGTTGGCCTGATAGACCTCGCCCGCCTCTATACGGGTCCGGACCCTTCGCACACCCTCCGTGTAGGCGTCGTGGCCGAGCGAGGACGACCACGCCCCGGCCGCCGGACCCCGCCATCCGCCCGGCACGGGTCGTGGCACCGGGCTGTGGCGTACATCCGCGAACCTCGCACAGGTCAGGCGGCCCTCGAACCCCGCGGAGACCGCCCAGAAACCACGGGAGTCGAGAGCCCGCGGGTCGTCGGTGACATCGCGGAGGCCGGTGGCGAGGAGGTCGCCGAAGCGGGCAAGTGGAGGAAGGTCGCGCACGTCGGCGAGTCTATGAGGGCCCGCGGGTCGCCGGAGGCGGCCCGCGGCCCCGGCCCCGGTCGCGCGTCGTGGAAGGCAGCACGCTGCGCAAACGCGTTTTTGTACTGGCCCGGGTATCCGCTAGAGTTCAACACGTCGCCGGGACACGCAAGTGTCACGGCAGGACAAGCGGACGTAGCTCAGTTGGTAGAGCGCAACCTTGCCAAGGTTGAGGTCGCCAGTTCGAACCTGGTCGTCCGCTCGACAGTGGGGGATCTTCCCGAACCCCCGCTCACTCCGGGTGGAGTGGCCGAGAGGCGAGGCAACGGCCTGCAAAGCCGTCTACACGGGTTCAAATCCCGTCTCCACCTCCAAGGACGATTAGCTCAGCGGGAGAGCGCTTCCCTGACACGGAAGAGGTCACTGGTTCAATCCCAGTATCGTCCACTGGAACCGCTGGTTGTTCTTGCAGAGGTTTCCCCGCGCGATTAGCTCAGCGGGAGAGCGCTTCCCTGACACGGAAGAGGTCACTGGTTCAATCCCAGTATCGCGCACGCAGCAGTCACCGCCCGTGGGCCCATGTCCATGACGGTGGCCCCGAGGACGATTAGCTCAGCGGGAGAGCGCTTCCCTGACACGGAAGAGGTCACTGGTTCAATCCCAGTATCGTCCACAGAAAAGGTGCCCCGGCCCGCGAAAGCGGCCGGGGCACTTTCCGTTCCCGGAGCGGGGTCAGGACGAGAAGAGCATCCGTCCGAATCCGCGGTTGTGGTGACCGTGGTGGCCATGATGCCCGCCGTGGCGGGGGGCGCCCCAGGCGGGCGCGGGGGCGACCGGGTAGCCCTGCTGCGGCGGGGCCGGCGGAGCCTGCTGGGACCACTGCGACTCAAGCCGCGTGAGGGATTCCAGCTCGCCGTAGTCGAGGAATATCCCCCGGCAGCCGCTGCACTGCTCGATCTGAACACCATTGCGGTTGTACGTGTGCATGGGCGCACCGCACTTGGGACACTGCATGGTCGGCTCAACTCCTCGCCGGTCGTCACGGCGTCACCGGATCTCCGCCCGGCTACGTTCCGTCGCACCCTGCTTCGGGTGTCGCACCCCGATTTCGGGGTCTCTGAACCCTACTTCGTCGGGGCGGGGGTCAACTCGTCAGGGAGATGGGCGATTCTGGCGCAGGCGTCGATCACATCCCGTTCGTCCGCGTCGAGTTCACGGTGTTCCGCGACCGACTTGGCGATGGCGAGCGCGGCCGTCTGTACCGTCAGGGCGCGCGCGGGCACGTCGAGCGCCGGCCACGGGTCCCCTTCCGCCGGCACGGCGGCTCCTCCCGCCGCCCGGTAGGCGCCGAGGAAACGGGTCCAGTCGTCGGGGGCGAGCAGCCCGCATGCGAACCAGGCGGCGGGGCGGGCGAGATCCCAGGCCGGGTCACCCTCCCCCATGTCGTCGATGTCGATAAGTCGCCAGGATCCGTCGCCGCCGGGATCACGGACCAGCTGGCCCAGGTGCAGGTCGCCGTGGCACAGGCTCCTTCCAGGAGCGGGGCTCTCCGCTCTGGCCCAGGCGGGCAGCGCGGCCCAGGCCGCCTCGACCGCGCGGGCGTCCGGATGTTCCCCGGCGCCGCGCATCCGCTCCACCGCGCGAGCCGCCTTCAGCGGTCCGCGCATCGGGGGCAGCGGGCCTGGCAGTACGTCGGTGGGAACGGCGTGCAGCGCGGCCAGCAGTGTCGCGGTGGCCTCCCAGGGCGCGTCCCTCGGAGCCCTCGGGTCGACGGGAAGGCCGTAGGGCCAGAAGGTCACGGGTCTGCCGTCCGCCGTCACAGCGGAGCGGGTGAGCGGGGCCAGCAGCACGTGCGCGAGCGCGGGGTGGGCGGCCACGCCCGCCCGTACGGACAGTTCGCCGGGGTCGGTGTCGGCCGCGTGGGCCTTGGCGACCACGGGGCCGTGGCGGACGACGGTGGCGTCCGGACGGTCGGCGAGCACG from Streptomyces tsukubensis encodes:
- a CDS encoding chorismate-binding protein, which codes for MRDLPPLARFGDLLATGLRDVTDDPRALDSRGFWAVSAGFEGRLTCARFADVRHSPVPRPVPGGWRGPAAGAWSSSLGHDAYTEGVRRVRTRIEAGEVYQANLCRVLSAPMPSRDGTETDIDALTALLARANPAPYAGTVRLPEHGVEIATASPELFLRRRGDTVESGPIKGTGRTEADLLDKDHAENVMIVDLVRNDLGRVCATGSVTVPELCVTEKHPGLVHLVSTVRGRLAEGTGWPELLDATFPPGSVTGAPKSSALRLIEELETAPRGPYCGAVGWVDAGRRTAELAVGIRTFWLERPPGGPVLRFGTGAGITWGSDPEREWRETELKAARLLAIASGEYDSSGGILI
- a CDS encoding TFIIB-type zinc ribbon-containing protein → MQCPKCGAPMHTYNRNGVQIEQCSGCRGIFLDYGELESLTRLESQWSQQAPPAPPQQGYPVAPAPAWGAPRHGGHHGHHGHHNRGFGRMLFSS
- a CDS encoding phosphotransferase, yielding MSTPTVRALGRFASAEAHRNGGPCLCEGLADTPAHVLADRPDATVVRHGPVVAKAHAADTDPGELSVRAGVAAHPALAHVLLAPLTRSAVTADGRPVTFWPYGLPVDPRAPRDAPWEATATLLAALHAVPTDVLPGPLPPMRGPLKAARAVERMRGAGEHPDARAVEAAWAALPAWARAESPAPGRSLCHGDLHLGQLVRDPGGDGSWRLIDIDDMGEGDPAWDLARPAAWFACGLLAPDDWTRFLGAYRAAGGAAVPAEGDPWPALDVPARALTVQTAALAIAKSVAEHRELDADERDVIDACARIAHLPDELTPAPTK